One Eptesicus fuscus isolate TK198812 chromosome 13, DD_ASM_mEF_20220401, whole genome shotgun sequence genomic window, CTGAAGCACGGGGACCTAGAGGCTGGTGCCCACCTCAGGGTGGGGCAGTAAAGATTTCAAGTCCGATTCTAAAAGGATTTGCCCTCCACCCTTTATGCTTCTACCTCCGAGTTCTGTGGGAGGCTCCGGATTTACAAGCCTCGCTTGTTGGACCCTTTGCTGCAAAGCCtgtgaggaaggaggtggggccagTACCTTGCCATAGCCCCCCTTGCCCAGCACACGCAGCAGCTCAAAGCAGTGGGGCCCAATGCGCTCGGGGCCGGGGTTCACACTGGTCTCCGTCAGCTCCACCTCCTCATAGTGCCCCACGGGCCTGTGGACACAGGAGGGCGATGGGGGCAAGGCTCCATACTCCCCAGGTTCCCTGtcccatgccctcctcccccaacacgACCATCACTCACTCCAGGCCAGCCGCCCTCAAGTCGGCGAGGGGACACGCGTCCTGTGAGAAACCGAGGGGTCAGAGGCAGGGGAGGTGCCAGGATTCCGCCCCCACAAGCTGGGCTGCTTGGCCCAGGAGAGGAAGGGGACAGGAATGGGAGCTGGCAGGTGACGGGCCAGGACTGGGAGGACAGGACGAgagcagagaaaaggaaggatCGCGGGTAGGTCCTGGAAGGCAGGTCGGGGTGACGGTGGGGAAGGAGCTTAACAGGGGCCGGGATCTGAGGAAGATCGGGGTCTGCAGGAGCGGAGTCCACTCATGGGGGGAGCCGGGGCGATCCCATCGCCTGGGTGCTGCGATCGGCTCTGGGATCCAGCCGCGCCCGGGAGGACCACTCACCGCGGGGCTGAACTCTggctcgccctcgccctcgctgCCTTCCTCCGTCTCCAGGTCCAGGTCAAACACGGCCGCCATGGCGGCGCCGGCCCCGCGGGCCCCTCGGCGCGTACCAGCCGCGCAGTGACTGACAGCCCGGGTCGGGCCTCCACGTTATCTCTCGGCGACGTCGACTGCGGCCGCGCGCGCCGATTACGCAAGGCATCTCCCTCCCTGGAGTCGGCCGCTTTGCCCTAGCGAGGAGAAAATATGGCGTCCGTCGCAAGGCTTCTCGGGAATTGTAGTTCCAGGTTACCAGGATGCCAAAACCTGCGGAACCCTCTGTCGAAACCTTCAGTCTTCCCAGCACAGCTCTCCGGGAGAGGcaccgggccgggcggcctgggaGGCGCCCATCTTGGCTCTTAGAGAGCTTGAATGGGGCGGAGCCGGACGCGCATACAGGTGTGAGTGTAAATAAATGCAATTTCCAGCCCTGTTGAGCCTTTCGCTGCCAAGCTGGCTGGGTGGCGATTGGGCAGGTCACGTCTTCTCTCTGTTCGCCCCTGAAAGGGAGGCGGCTGCATCAGTGTCTCCCtaacgtgcctccgtacctccgtGTTCTGTCTCCGTGCGTCCGTGTTCCAGGACCCTGCAGGTCAGAGCATTTACTCGGTGACTGCTCCGTGCCCAACTTACTGCCAGGCTTTGTTGCCAGGTTCCTGCCAGAAAGGACTTGTGTCTCATTCATCCACCTGTAAATATAGGCTTGTGTTGGAATTTGCTCTGCTGCCAATTTAAGCACATTTTGTAATCCGGCTACCTGATATGGAATAGGCGCTTAATAAAACTTagttaaaagaatgaatgaatgaatgaatgcatgcatgaacGAACGAACACACCAACCCTGGTCTGTGACTTTAGATTTGGGCATGCATTCTTATTGGATGGGGCTCTGTGGGGGTGAATTGGACCAGATGAGGCCTGGGTGAGTAGATTTAATCTTGTATGTATAGATCTCAGGGGTCTCCGTGCTGGAGGAGGGTCATCTGGTTGGATGTGACCCTGTGGGTGTAATCCCACCCTCAGGAGGCCCTCAAGTTTGGGTGCTGGTGCGGATTCTCCTGGCAGGCTCCCACAAAGGTCCACCcaaaagcctggccagtgtggcggGTATCCTTCGCTCCAGATGTTACAGGTACCCCCTAGCCACCCCTCACTTCTCCCTTCCCCATAGAGCTGAGCCTGAGCAATGCTGTCCAAGTCGCAAGAACCTATCGCAGACCCTGGACCTTTAAGTAGTCCTTAAGCCTTTATTTGGGGAGGGATGCTTGTGGAGCTGTCCATAGCTCCTATGCTGAGCACACAGGAGTTCTTAAAGCAGTCTCCCCTGAGTTAAGGAGTGAGACTCCTCTGCCAATGCTAGTTAGGTGTACCAGCGGCCAAAGCACCTAAGCTTGGTGAAGATACATGATGCATGAGGGGCTATTCATATGTGCCAGGGCCACATATGAATCAGGGCAGGGAGGTTAGCAAGGCCTAGAAACTGAGTGGGCATGTAAGACAGTAAAAGCAGGCACCTGGACCCTACACCTTGTCCCTCGACATTCCACCCGCTGTGATATGACCTTCAGGCCATGGTTTTTCCTCTTTGAGCCTCTTTCCTTGTCTAACGGGTCAATCATGTCTACCTGGAGGGGAGATGGTAACTGCTGACCTCGGGCCACCTGCTCAGGTCAGATGAGGCAGGTGCAGCCTTGCCAGAAGTTGTCAGCAGGCTCTACAACTGTCCTGGAATTCGTTAAGTGAGAGGGTGAGAGTAAGAGCACAGGGTGTTTAGTCTCAGGTTTTGTTGGGATTTGCCcaaggccagggcctgccaggttCTCTCCTGTAgatggcaggaggggagggatgcTTGGAGGGGTGGCAGGCTGGGCTAGGTTTGGGCACACTCCCACCTCcctgggggtggtgtgtgtgtgtgtgtgcatgcacgcacACGCAGCTGTTGTCCTTTCTCCATGGCAAGAGTCCGGGGGCAGCTGTGGCCTGGACTGGGCCTTTGGGAGGGCAAGAGGGCCCAACGGCCCCCCAGTTGCTATCTTTTATGGCCCTTAATCCCAGGAGGCCTTGGTGTCAAAATGGCCGCCACTCTGGAATGGAGCTGAGGCCTAGgagtgggccaggccagggctgggacagGGCTAGGggtagagaggcagggagagtaTCAGGAAGCTGAAGGCAGCACCGCACCCCTCCAGcactctggccctgccccctgacaCCAGTGCTATTTGAAGTGGGACAGGAAGTGGGCAACGGGGTAGTGGGGCCCATCGATGCCCAGGCCCTGGCAGAGTCCCAGCAGGCGGAGGCGGGCCTCGGCGGGGCTGGGCCCAGCACAGGCCACACTGCAGTAGGGCTCCTCATACTCGCCAGGCACCTGGGCCTCCTCTAAAGATGTAAACTGATTGAAGCGCACCAGGCCCCGGTCGTGAAGAGCCTGCAGAGCCTCCTGGCTGGCCGTGGAACGCAGCACCTGCAGGTGCTGGGACACTAGGCCAGTGACACCCACCAGGTAGCCACTGGCCCGTGGGTGCGGGGGCACGGCAGGTCGCAGGCCACAGGCCACCATAGCAGCGGCCAGCAGCAGGTCCACACCGTAGAGCTCCAGGATCCAGTCTCGAAGGTAGAAGCCACCCATGCGGGGGTTGATCTCGATGAGCCGAGGCCCGGCCCCAGTCAGCTTGAGCTCTACGTTGAAAACCCCATCCagcagcccgcagcccaggcagcaGCGGAAGGCCGCCTGCACCAGCTGCGCCTCCTGCTCCGGAGCCAGCCCGCTGGGCATGCAGGCCGCCGTCTCAGTGAAGCCAGGCAGCCGCGTGGGGCCATTGTCAGAGACAAAGGCAGCCAGCAGCTTCCCACGGAACAGCACCAGGTCCACGTCGTGCTCAGTGCCCTCGATGAACTCCATCAGCAGCATGGAgttgccccagcccagcccaatgcCCGGGTGGTCGGCCTCACCCTGTAGGTCATGGGCGATGCGTGAAAAGTGCTGGTGGCACTGCAGCGCATCCTCCACCAGCCGCACGCCCACTGCGCCCGCTCCAAACTCCAGCTTCATGACCCCTGGCAGGGGCACCTGGCGGACAGCCCTCTCCACGTCAGCCTCACTCTCCAGGGGGCAGCAAGGCACAGCATGGAGGGAGGGCGAGGGCCAGGGCGGGCCTTGGCATCGCAGCAGGTGCAGCTGGGTGCGGCTCTTCTGCTTGGCCAGGCGCATGGCAGCCGGGGGGCTGCAGGgcagccccagctcctggcagagCAAGGCTGTGAGCACCAGGCAGTCATCCCAGTAGGAGAAGCAGCCATCCAGCTGCAGGCCACGTGCCCGCACCAACTCCGCCAGCAGCCGCGCATTCTCCTCATCCCTCCGGTGCTCCGTCACGTCGAAGTGGATGAAGGTCTGCACCAGCTGGGATGCGAAGTGGTTGGGGTCTGACTCCACCAGGTGCAGCTGCAGAAACCACAGGAGGGCAACACACTCAGATCAGCCCGTGCTGGACGCTGAGGAAACAGAATGGAGCCCAGAAGGTGGCCTTGGCCCTCAAGGGAGACGGGTTTACCGACATTAGGTGCTCGAGAAATACTGGTGGATGACTGGGTAAATGGGAGGTGCAGAGGTGGGGCATGTAACCCAGCCTGGGGGGGAGAGAAAGCACCCTAGAAGAGGCAGTGCTTAAGCTGGGAGCCACGTAAGAGCCACCAGAGGAAAGAGGGCTGtaggagggagagggcagaggggtggggtgcAGAGGGCAAGTGTGCTCATTCCCACAGGCAGCCTCACTCTGGCCAGGATTTGGAGGGAAACTACCAGATCTGGGGCTCGGACAGGCGGTCTGGTGTCTTTGGGCGTTACGCTCTTGGTCATCATTTATCCAATGTGTTCTCACACGGGGAGGTACGCACAGAAGAATCCAGTGGGGCCCCACACCTCCAAAGCTCACCGCCCGCTGGGGGAACAGACAAAGCAGCTGGAACCCAGGGCAGAGCAGCCCTGaagagggcagggagggtggcTGTCTGCACGGTAACTGTGAGGAGTGCAGAGGCATTccgggtgcatgtgtgtgcgagGCAGGGAACGTGGAGGCAtaggaatggctgggggagggggagtactgtactgagggagaggggacaggaggccaCTGTGGTAGACTGGGACCAGGAAGAGCCTGGATATTTGGCCTCCGTTTTCTATCTGTTCAATGGGGGTAAGAATGTCCATTCTGCCGGCCTGGCTCCAGATTCTGTAAGGAGGCCACTTCTGTGAACTTGACTCGGGATCTGTAAGctgctccccagcaccctccTGGTGCCCTAGGGGTTCCAGCTCAAAGGAAGCACCTGGCCTTTCTGCCCAGGCTCCTTAGCCCGGCATTCAGAGCCCGGGCCTGGCACTAATCCTGAATGCTCCCCGCGCCTCCAGCCTGTCTGCCCTGCGCTCCGCTGAGAACTGCGGGGACAGAGCCGGCCCGGCgaggctcagtggatgagcatcgacctatgaaacaggagtcGAGGTTTGTTCCAGCTCAGGCGcaagcccgggttgcgggctcggtccccagtagggggcgtggaggaggcagccgatcaatgattctcatcattgatgtttctctctctctctccctctcctttcctctcagaaatcaataaaaaaaaaaaataacaaaaactgcGGGGTGCGGGGACAGAACTGGGCTAGACTTCTAACCCGGGCCAGGCGGCTGGCTCGGCCCCTAGGACTGGGGTCCAGCGCCCCAGAGAGATCGCCGGGCGCAGACACCGCCCCTGAGGCCGGCCCGCCCCCAGACCCGCCCACCCTTGCTTCGGGCCCGCCTCCACCACGCAGACCCCGGGCTTGAGCCCGgctccgccccgcgccccgcccaccTTGAGCCCGTAGTCGCGCGCCGCCTCCCACACGAACTTCTTGCTGACACTGCCCCCGCCGACCACCAGCAGCTGCTTGCCCTCCATCAGGCAGCGCGCCGAGCGCCGCAGCATGGTCTCCACCAGCGGTGCGGCTGCCACCGCCTCCTCGGTCGCCGGCCCCGAGCGCGGGGCAGCCCAGAGCCCCTCGAGCGCACCGCACGCCTCCAGGCACAGGCCGCTGTTCAGCTCCAGAGCCACCGGGGTGAGCGCGCCACCCGCCGCCGTCAGCGCGAAGTCCACGCCTGGGCCGGGTGCGGGGCGCGGGCTCAGCGCGGACCGCCCTCGGGCCGTGCCCCTCCCCGCCGATGTCCCCAGCCTCCGGCCCGGGCCGCCGCACTCACCGAGGAAGTCCGTGCCGGCCAGGCGCCCGCCGCGCTGCTCAACGCTCAAACCGGCTTCCAGGGCCAGCACAGCGGCCAGCGCAGCCTCGGCGGCCGTCTTGACGCTCCGCCGCACGGCCGCCACCTGCGCCGCCTCACCCAGGCCGCACTGGGCCAG contains:
- the CARNS1 gene encoding carnosine synthase 1, with the protein product MLLCLSPAWLTKVPAPGRPGEAALLVSKAVSFHPGGLSFLDDFVPQRQATYFLVGLGPGPGQGREAAELARDLTCPTGASAELARLLEDRLLTRHLLAQRGGVAVPATLAFAYKPPALLRGGAGSPGLRLVELSGREGQETLVKEEVGAFLHSEALGDALQVAIKLSSWRWRGQQALRLHPRAHVGTVADTVVALLEKLEEEESVLVEAVCPPARLPSPGNGPPGPELAMRICAVVCRTQGDRPLLSKVVCAVGRGNRPLRHQNSLPRTLEVALAQCGLGEAAQVAAVRRSVKTAAEAALAAVLALEAGLSVEQRGGRLAGTDFLGVDFALTAAGGALTPVALELNSGLCLEACGALEGLWAAPRSGPATEEAVAAAPLVETMLRRSARCLMEGKQLLVVGGGSVSKKFVWEAARDYGLKLHLVESDPNHFASQLVQTFIHFDVTEHRRDEENARLLAELVRARGLQLDGCFSYWDDCLVLTALLCQELGLPCSPPAAMRLAKQKSRTQLHLLRCQGPPWPSPSLHAVPCCPLESEADVERAVRQVPLPGVMKLEFGAGAVGVRLVEDALQCHQHFSRIAHDLQGEADHPGIGLGWGNSMLLMEFIEGTEHDVDLVLFRGKLLAAFVSDNGPTRLPGFTETAACMPSGLAPEQEAQLVQAAFRCCLGCGLLDGVFNVELKLTGAGPRLIEINPRMGGFYLRDWILELYGVDLLLAAAMVACGLRPAVPPHPRASGYLVGVTGLVSQHLQVLRSTASQEALQALHDRGLVRFNQFTSLEEAQVPGEYEEPYCSVACAGPSPAEARLRLLGLCQGLGIDGPHYPVAHFLSHFK